In Octopus bimaculoides isolate UCB-OBI-ISO-001 chromosome 28, ASM119413v2, whole genome shotgun sequence, the following are encoded in one genomic region:
- the LOC128251105 gene encoding zinc finger protein ZFP2-like, producing the protein MEKSEKFQELIFPEDVIKERRKLSYDCDICKKSFSLKGNLTKHKRIHTGEKPYHCDICGKSFSRIDDLTKHKRSHTGEKPYHCNTCGKTFSVSSGLASHKRTHTGEKPCQCDICGKSFSQSSHLIIHIRIHTGEKPYVCDICGKPFSQSSILTIHKRIHTGEKLYHCDICSKSFSQSFALTKHKYLHTGKKPFHCDICDKSFSVNSLFTEHKRIHTGEKPFHCDVCGKSFCQSSVLTKHKRCHTGEEPYQCDICGKSFSGSSGIVRHKRIHTGEKPYHCDVCGKSFSVSCHLLEHKRIHTGEKPFHCNICDKSFSVNSALTKHKRIHTGEKPYLCDICGKSFSRSSNLNTHVRIHKVV; encoded by the coding sequence atggaaaaaagtgaaaaatttcaGGAATTGATTTTTCCTGAAGAtgtgataaaagaaagaagaaaattgtcctatgactgtgatatctgtaaaaagtcatTCTCTCTAAAAGGtaacttgactaaacacaaacgtattcatacaggagagaagccatatcattgtgatatttgtggtaaatcattctcacggATTGACgacttaactaaacataaacgtagtcatacaggggaaaaacctTATCATTGCAATACCTGTGGTAAAACTTTCTCTGTAAGCAGTGGCTTAGCCtctcacaaacgtactcatacaggggagaaaccatgtcagtgtgatatctgcggtaaatcattttctcaaagtaGTCACTTGATAATACACATtcgaattcatacaggagagaagccatatgtcTGTGACATATGTGGTAAACCATTCTCTCAAAGTTCCatcttaactatacacaaacgtattcatacaggagagaagctgtatcactgtgatatctgtagtaaatcattctctcaaagttttgccttaactaaacacaaatatCTTCATACAGGgaagaaaccatttcactgtgatatctgtgataaatcattctctgtaaatagTCTCTTTActgaacacaaacgtattcatacaggagagaagccatttcactgtgatgtctgtggtaaatcattctgtcaAAGTTCtgtcttaactaaacacaaacgttgTCACACTGGAGAagagccatatcagtgtgatatctgtggtaaatcattctctggaagtagtgGCATAGTtagacataaacgtattcatacaggagagaagccatatcactgtgacgtctgtggtaaatctttctctgtaaGTTGTCACTTACTTGAacacaagcgcattcatacaggagagaagccatttcactgtaatatctgcgataaatcattctctgtaaatagtgccttaactaaacacaaacgtattcatacaggagagaagccatacttgtgtgatatctgtggtaaatcattctctcggagCAGCAACTTAAATACGCATGTACGCATTCATAAAGTGGTATGA
- the LOC106883534 gene encoding zinc finger protein ZFP2: MNVETVDHLNTYNTTVFRNIDTVKETDRDEKAEDKSVAEYRCEICRKTFPSEDEVFTHKEIHRKEKRYRCDICGKYFAFASKLVIHNRMHTGEKLEKVFRCEICGKSFVNNSNLKRHKATVVNNVDTVRETDGDEKVVEKNVAEYFCEICRKTFPSEEEVITHREIHKKEKQFHCEICGKYFVNISDFTTHKILHTRDKLFHCEICGKSFSLKSFLLIHINSHTGGKPFHCDICDKTFSQKARLLTHLRSHTGEKPFHCETCGKSFADNSVLKTHKRIHTGEKPYNCEVCGKSFIIYSYLTRHKRIHTGEKSFHCEICGKYFVYNSDLTKHKRIHTGEKPFGCEVCGKSFVCSSDLTMHKRIHTGEKPYHCGICEKSFTQKVHLATHIRNHTGEKPFTCEICGKSFFAHSSLVVHKRIHDEEKPFHCEICGKSFTSNYQLVVHKRSHTGEKPYHCDTCGKSFSVNSSLVSHQRNHTGEKPYRCEICGKSYSINKSLVTHLRSHTGEKPYHCEICGKSFSVNYSLVIHQRCHTGEKAFHCEICGKSFINNSSLVVHIRTHTGEKPYRCETCGISFSTNSQLKKHKRIHTRAKTSDCET, from the exons ATGAATGTGGAGACCGTTGATCACTTGAACACTTACAACACAACTGTTTTTCGCAATATAGATACAgttaaagagacagacagagatgaaaAAGCTGAAGACAAAAGTGTTGCTGAATATCGCTGTGAGATTTGTAGGAAGACATTCCCTTCAGAAGATGAAGTcttcacacacaaagaaatacacagaaaagaaaaacgcTATCGCTGTGATATATGCgggaaatattttgcttttgccAGTAAACTAGTAATACATAATAGAAtgcacactggagaaaaactagaaaaagTGTTTCgctgtgaaatttgtggaaaatctTTTGTCAATAATAGTAACTTAAAAAGGCACAAA GCAACTGTTGTTAACAATGTAGATACAGttagagagacagacggagaTGAGAAAGTTGTAGAGAAAAATGTTGCTGAATATTTCTGTGAGATTTGTAGGAAGACATTCCCTTCAGAAGAGGAGGTcatcacacacagagaaatacacaagaaggaaaaacagttccattgtgaaatatgtgggaaatattttgtcaatatcAGTGAttttacaacacacaaaatattacaCACTAGAGATAAACTGTTCCATTGTGAGATATGTGGCAAATCTTTCTCTCTTAAATCATTTCTTCTTATCCACATAAATAGTCACACTGGGGGAAAGCCTTTCCATTGTGATATATGTGACAAAACTTTCAGCCAGAAAGCTCGTCTTTTGACCCACCTACGAagtcacacaggagaaaagccattccACTGTGAAACATGTGGTAAATCCTTTGCTGATAACAGTGTCTTGAAAACTCACAaaagaatccacactggagagaaaccctatAACTGTGAAGTGTGTGGAAAATcgtttattatttatagttaCTTAACCAGGCACAAGCGGATACACACTGGTGAGAAATCAttccactgtgaaatttgtgggaaatatTTTGTCTATAATAGTGATTTAACCAAACACAAAAGAATCCACACGGGGGAGAAACCATTTGGCTGTGAAGTGTGTGGGAAGTCTTTTGTTTGTAGCAGTGATTTAACAATGCACAAGagaatacacactggagaaaaaccataccattgtgGAATATGTGAGAAATCTTTCACCCAGAAAGTTCATCTTGCTACCCACATACGAAATCATACTGGGGAGAAACCCTTCACTTGTGAAATATGCGGAAAATCTTTCTTTGCTCACTCTAGTCTTGTTGTCCACAAACGAATACATGATGAAGAGAAGccattccactgtgaaatatgcggAAAATCTTTCACTAGTAATTATCAGCTTGTGGttcacaaacgtagtcacacGGGAGAGAAACCTTACCATTGTGATACATGCGGCAAATCATTTTCTGTGAATTCTAGTCTTGTTAGCCACCAACGTAACCACACTGGAGAGAAGCCGTATCGTTGTGAAATTTGCGGAAAATCATATTCTATTAATAAAAGTCTTGTTACCCACCTACGTAGTCACACTGGGGAAAAACcctatcactgtgaaatctgtggtaaatcattttctgttaaTTATAGCCTTGTTATCCACCAACGctgtcacactggagaaaaagcgttccactgtgaaatatgtgggaagtcTTTCATTAATAATTCTAGTCTTGTCGTTCACATCCGTACTCACACGGGAGAAAAACCCTATCGTTGTGAAACATGTGGCATATCGTTTAGCACTAACAGTCAATTAAAGAAGCACAAACGAATCCACACCAGAGCGAAGACTTCAGACTGtgaaacatga